Proteins found in one Nymphalis io chromosome 4, ilAglIoxx1.1, whole genome shotgun sequence genomic segment:
- the LOC126768128 gene encoding uncharacterized protein LOC126768128 isoform X2 produces MEHIRQFDWCFSQPDIYFLKEDDLANSVTEKILRNKFYDPLISSDSEDENITINWDEVFTKKENLGREHSIYVPCLPVIQYPKLSALTVQQHYQILKVICAQNPHVLEEMFIPRPTKTDCRVFEELKPIYEKEQKEYKEWAKTLWTNVHCVRALRPKPTIETVYGASFKMRASEMESYPKTFNMAAQIPLESRDSTIDLVLDKELINVDIEALPQIECRPITKKLSIMKPCLMPEPCNKHPCRFILPHEKSVTILPYTEVQMELAQFAVANGCEYVASDNALRCLVELDRSWDIPISVCSVFGPDGETTNIVVLGNEFAINKESVQMRTYRAYRHLLQHALLSPEERKKLHYKCNDQEMSTQESNKTNVLGEMDVSSDDDDNSLRIDDTSQPEPQPDDDVKESDHETVTSNNTSDKEHTNTSKPDNVEFYNCTCKDTIFERPPPRSFKKWKILNKTTDENFNIVIHCSHKIRDANGEVILEPVPEYQLDVGASEQAAGRLRGLALALYLRKNVSLMNVRVDGVSGEVVTFEGATLGELSGAHGGLAGGAAGTLHGALAQLQGLRAGHYVLRHEPSHGNNALLFASCAPAAAALQLRADGPAPTAGPAGPAGPAGPAGPAGPAGPAAADDAERPPPALCAALLPYHKLRRIIPCAFTPHEQHVSRRPPRLRAPRAPPRALQWPKKKKRKTKR; encoded by the exons ATGGAACACATAAGGCAGTTCGATTG gtGTTTTTCTCAAccagatatatattttcttaaggaAGATGATCTTGCTAACAGTGTGACAGAGAAAATTCTCcgcaataaattttatgatcCATTAATATCTAGCGATTCAGAAGAtgaaaacattacaattaattGGGATGAAGTATTTACCAAGAAAGAGAAT TTGGGTCGAGAGCACAGCATCTATGTGCCATGTCTACCAGTGATTCAATACCCAAAGCTATCAGCCCTTACTGTACAACAACACTATCAGATCCTCAAGGTCATCTGTGCACAAAATCCCCATGTCCTAGAGGAGATGTTCATACCAAGACCGACTAAAACTGATTGTCGAGTTTTTGAG GAACTAAAGCCTATATATGAAAAAGAGCAAAAAGAATACAAGGAGTGGGCCAAAACTCTCTGGACTAATGTACACTGTGTCCGAGCGCTGCGTCCCAAGCCGACGATCGAAACTGTGTATGGCGCGAGTTTTAAGATGAGAGCCAGCGAAATGGAATCCTAtcctaaaacatttaatatggcGGCCCAAATACCTCTAGAAAGCAGGGATAGCACTATCGATTTGGTTCTAGACAAGGAATTGataaat gTGGATATAGAAGCGTTACCTCAAATTGAATGCAGGCCGATAACAAAGAAACTAAGTATAATGAAACCTTGTTTGATGCCGGAGCCGTGCAACAAACATCCTTGCAGATTCATCTTGCCAC ATGAAAAGTCTGTTACTATACTTCCCTATACGGAGGTTCAAATGGAACTGGCGCAGTTCGCGGTCGCCAACGGCTGTGAGTACGTAGCCAGCGACAACGCTCTCAGGTGCCTCGTGGAGCTGGACAGATCCTGGGATATTCCCATATCCGTCTGCTCCGTGTTTGGACCCG ATGGTGAAACAACGAATATAGTCGTACTAGGGAACGAGTTCGCGATAAACAAGGAGTCAGTTCAAATGCGAACCTACAGGGCCTACAGACACCTGCTACAGCACGCACTCTTGTC ACCGGAGGAGAGAAAGAAGTTGCACTACAAGTGTAATGATCAAGAAATGAGTACTCAAGAATCGAATAAAACGAACGTCCTCGGTGAGATGGACGTGTCTTCCGATGACGACGACAACAGCCTGCGCATAGACG ATACTTCACAACCGGAACCGCAACCGGATGACGACGTAAAGGAAAGCGACCATGAAACGGTCACGAGTAATAACACTAGCGACAAGGAACACACAAACACAAGCAAGCCGGACAATGTGGAGTTCTATAATTGTACTTGTAAAG ACACGATATTCGAACGGCCACCCCCGAGGTCTTTCAAGAAGTGGAAGATTCTGAACAAAACGACCGACGAGAATTTCAATATCGTTATACACTGCTCGCATAAGATTCGG GACGCCAACGGGGAGGTGATCCTGGAGCCCGTGCCCGAGTACCAGCTGGACGTCGGCGCCAGCGAGCAGGCCGCGGGACGGCTCCGGGGGCTGGCGCTCGCCCTCTACCTCAGGAAAAACGTCTCCTTGATGAATG TGCGGGTCGACGGCGTGAGCGGCGAGGTGGTGACGTTCGAGGGGGCGACGCTGGGGGAGCTGAGCGGCGCGCACGGGGGCCTGGCGGGGGGGGCCGCCGGCACGCTGCACGGCGCGCTGGCGCAGCTGCAGGGCCTGCGCGCCGGACACTACGTGCTGCGGCACGAG CCGAGTCACGGCAACAACGCGCTGCTGTTCGCGAGCtgcgcgcccgccgccgccgcgctgcaGCTGCGGGCGGACGGACCCGCACCCACCGCAGGCCCCGCAGGCCCCGCAGGCCCCGCCGGCCCCGCAGGCCCCGCCGGCCCCGCAGGCCCCGCCGCCGCCGACGACGCCGAGCGCCCGCCGCCCGCGCTGTGCGCCGCGCTGCTGCCCTACCACAA ACTGCGGCGCATAATCCCGTGCGCGTTCACCCCGCACGAGCAGCACGTGAGTCGCCGCCCCCCGCGCCtgcgcgccccccgcgccccccCGCGCGCGCTGCAG tggccaaagaaaaagaaaaggaaGACAAAGCGCTAA
- the LOC126768128 gene encoding uncharacterized protein LOC126768128 isoform X1 has product MEHIRQFDWCFSQPDIYFLKEDDLANSVTEKILRNKFYDPLISSDSEDENITINWDEVFTKKENLGREHSIYVPCLPVIQYPKLSALTVQQHYQILKVICAQNPHVLEEMFIPRPTKTDCRVFEELKPIYEKEQKEYKEWAKTLWTNVHCVRALRPKPTIETVYGASFKMRASEMESYPKTFNMAAQIPLESRDSTIDLVLDKELINVDIEALPQIECRPITKKLSIMKPCLMPEPCNKHPCRFILPHEKSVTILPYTEVQMELAQFAVANGCEYVASDNALRCLVELDRSWDIPISVCSVFGPDGETTNIVVLGNEFAINKESVQMRTYRAYRHLLQHALLSPEERKKLHYKCNDQEMSTQESNKTNVLGEMDVSSDDDDNSLRIDDTSQPEPQPDDDVKESDHETVTSNNTSDKEHTNTSKPDNVEFYNCTCKDTIFERPPPRSFKKWKILNKTTDENFNIVIHCSHKIRDANGEVILEPVPEYQLDVGASEQAAGRLRGLALALYLRKNVSLMNVRVDGVSGEVVTFEGATLGELSGAHGGLAGGAAGTLHGALAQLQGLRAGHYVLRHEPSHGNNALLFASCAPAAAALQLRADGPAPTAGPAGPAGPAGPAGPAGPAGPAAADDAERPPPALCAALLPYHKLRRIIPCAFTPHEQHVSRRPPRLRAPRAPPRALQLGADAEPGGARTKWPKKKKRKTKR; this is encoded by the exons ATGGAACACATAAGGCAGTTCGATTG gtGTTTTTCTCAAccagatatatattttcttaaggaAGATGATCTTGCTAACAGTGTGACAGAGAAAATTCTCcgcaataaattttatgatcCATTAATATCTAGCGATTCAGAAGAtgaaaacattacaattaattGGGATGAAGTATTTACCAAGAAAGAGAAT TTGGGTCGAGAGCACAGCATCTATGTGCCATGTCTACCAGTGATTCAATACCCAAAGCTATCAGCCCTTACTGTACAACAACACTATCAGATCCTCAAGGTCATCTGTGCACAAAATCCCCATGTCCTAGAGGAGATGTTCATACCAAGACCGACTAAAACTGATTGTCGAGTTTTTGAG GAACTAAAGCCTATATATGAAAAAGAGCAAAAAGAATACAAGGAGTGGGCCAAAACTCTCTGGACTAATGTACACTGTGTCCGAGCGCTGCGTCCCAAGCCGACGATCGAAACTGTGTATGGCGCGAGTTTTAAGATGAGAGCCAGCGAAATGGAATCCTAtcctaaaacatttaatatggcGGCCCAAATACCTCTAGAAAGCAGGGATAGCACTATCGATTTGGTTCTAGACAAGGAATTGataaat gTGGATATAGAAGCGTTACCTCAAATTGAATGCAGGCCGATAACAAAGAAACTAAGTATAATGAAACCTTGTTTGATGCCGGAGCCGTGCAACAAACATCCTTGCAGATTCATCTTGCCAC ATGAAAAGTCTGTTACTATACTTCCCTATACGGAGGTTCAAATGGAACTGGCGCAGTTCGCGGTCGCCAACGGCTGTGAGTACGTAGCCAGCGACAACGCTCTCAGGTGCCTCGTGGAGCTGGACAGATCCTGGGATATTCCCATATCCGTCTGCTCCGTGTTTGGACCCG ATGGTGAAACAACGAATATAGTCGTACTAGGGAACGAGTTCGCGATAAACAAGGAGTCAGTTCAAATGCGAACCTACAGGGCCTACAGACACCTGCTACAGCACGCACTCTTGTC ACCGGAGGAGAGAAAGAAGTTGCACTACAAGTGTAATGATCAAGAAATGAGTACTCAAGAATCGAATAAAACGAACGTCCTCGGTGAGATGGACGTGTCTTCCGATGACGACGACAACAGCCTGCGCATAGACG ATACTTCACAACCGGAACCGCAACCGGATGACGACGTAAAGGAAAGCGACCATGAAACGGTCACGAGTAATAACACTAGCGACAAGGAACACACAAACACAAGCAAGCCGGACAATGTGGAGTTCTATAATTGTACTTGTAAAG ACACGATATTCGAACGGCCACCCCCGAGGTCTTTCAAGAAGTGGAAGATTCTGAACAAAACGACCGACGAGAATTTCAATATCGTTATACACTGCTCGCATAAGATTCGG GACGCCAACGGGGAGGTGATCCTGGAGCCCGTGCCCGAGTACCAGCTGGACGTCGGCGCCAGCGAGCAGGCCGCGGGACGGCTCCGGGGGCTGGCGCTCGCCCTCTACCTCAGGAAAAACGTCTCCTTGATGAATG TGCGGGTCGACGGCGTGAGCGGCGAGGTGGTGACGTTCGAGGGGGCGACGCTGGGGGAGCTGAGCGGCGCGCACGGGGGCCTGGCGGGGGGGGCCGCCGGCACGCTGCACGGCGCGCTGGCGCAGCTGCAGGGCCTGCGCGCCGGACACTACGTGCTGCGGCACGAG CCGAGTCACGGCAACAACGCGCTGCTGTTCGCGAGCtgcgcgcccgccgccgccgcgctgcaGCTGCGGGCGGACGGACCCGCACCCACCGCAGGCCCCGCAGGCCCCGCAGGCCCCGCCGGCCCCGCAGGCCCCGCCGGCCCCGCAGGCCCCGCCGCCGCCGACGACGCCGAGCGCCCGCCGCCCGCGCTGTGCGCCGCGCTGCTGCCCTACCACAA ACTGCGGCGCATAATCCCGTGCGCGTTCACCCCGCACGAGCAGCACGTGAGTCGCCGCCCCCCGCGCCtgcgcgccccccgcgccccccCGCGCGCGCTGCAG ttGGGAGCGGACGCGGAGCCGGGCGGCGCGCGTACCAAG tggccaaagaaaaagaaaaggaaGACAAAGCGCTAA